A stretch of Paenibacillus mucilaginosus 3016 DNA encodes these proteins:
- a CDS encoding type Z 30S ribosomal protein S14 — MAKTSMKIKQQRPPKFKVQAYTRCERCGRPHSVLRKFKICRICFRELAYKGQIPGVKKASW, encoded by the coding sequence GTGGCAAAAACTTCGATGAAGATTAAGCAGCAGCGTCCTCCGAAATTCAAAGTGCAGGCATACACTCGCTGCGAGCGCTGCGGCCGTCCCCATTCCGTACTCCGGAAATTCAAAATTTGCAGAATTTGTTTCCGCGAATTGGCATACAAAGGCCAGATTCCTGGCGTGAAAAAAGCAAGCTGGTAA
- the rplE gene encoding 50S ribosomal protein L5 gives MTARMKERFLNEITPALMQKFNYSTVMQVPKIEKVVINMGVGEAVSNSKVLDTAVSDLQLIAGQKPVITRAKKSIAGFKLRENMPIGVKVTLRGERMYHFLDKLFNVALPRVRDFRGVSNKAFDGRGNYTLGLKEQLIFPEIEYDKVDKVRGMDIVIVTTAKSDEESRELLTQLGMPFTK, from the coding sequence ATGACTGCAAGAATGAAAGAACGTTTCCTTAACGAAATCACTCCTGCTCTGATGCAGAAGTTTAACTATTCTACGGTTATGCAGGTTCCTAAGATCGAAAAGGTAGTTATCAACATGGGTGTGGGCGAGGCTGTCTCGAACTCCAAAGTGCTTGATACTGCTGTGTCCGACCTGCAGCTGATCGCCGGTCAAAAGCCGGTTATCACGAGAGCAAAGAAATCCATCGCTGGTTTCAAACTTCGTGAGAACATGCCGATCGGTGTGAAAGTAACGCTCCGCGGCGAGCGCATGTATCACTTCCTCGACAAGCTGTTCAATGTTGCACTGCCACGCGTACGTGACTTCCGTGGTGTATCGAACAAAGCGTTCGACGGCCGCGGTAACTACACGCTCGGTCTGAAAGAACAACTCATTTTCCCTGAAATTGAGTATGATAAAGTGGATAAAGTTCGTGGTATGGATATCGTAATCGTAACTACGGCTAAATCGGACGAAGAGTCCCGTGAATTGCTCACGCAGCTCGGCATGCCGTTCACTAAATAA
- the rplX gene encoding 50S ribosomal protein L24 → MPKQPKKLESHNNKLHVKKEDTVIVITGKDKGKKGRVIAAFPRENRVLVEGVNMIKKHAKPSQQNPQGGILNQEAPIHVSNVMLVDPKSGQPTRVGYKVLENGKKVRVAKKSGEVID, encoded by the coding sequence CCAAAGCAACCGAAAAAACTCGAGTCCCATAACAATAAACTGCACGTGAAAAAAGAGGATACGGTTATCGTGATCACGGGTAAGGACAAAGGGAAAAAGGGCCGCGTAATCGCAGCTTTCCCTCGTGAAAACCGTGTGCTGGTAGAAGGCGTGAACATGATCAAGAAGCATGCGAAGCCTTCGCAGCAGAATCCACAAGGCGGCATCCTTAACCAGGAAGCTCCTATCCACGTATCCAACGTTATGCTGGTTGATCCTAAGAGCGGCCAACCAACTCGCGTAGGCTACAAAGTGCTTGAGAACGGTAAGAAAGTCCGCGTCGCGAAGAAATCCGGCGAGGTTATCGATTAA